Genomic segment of Saccharomyces cerevisiae S288C chromosome XV, complete sequence:
CATAAATTCCATGATTATCTacattttaatatctatatctCATTTGGCGGCCCAAAATATTGTATAACTGCCCTTAATACATACGTTATACTATTTTACACCGTATACTAACCACTCAATTTATATACACTTATGTCAATGTTACAGAAAAATCACCACTAAAATCacctaaacataaaaatattctattcttcaacaataataCATAAACACACTCAATTACGTATCAATACCACCATGACGTCATTAACGTATAAGTTCCTTAATATTACCATTTGCTTGAACGGATGCCATTTCAGAATATTACGTACTTATGCAGACCATACATTAGAATAATATGCCACCTTACTGTCGTAACATTCTTTATTCACTAAGTTATAATATAGTAGTGGCTCACATTCATGCGGGTGTAATGTTTATCTGTAATATCGCCGGGATTTTCCACCGTTATAtgacatatatatatatatatatatatataggaATATGATATAATgttattcattttcttgttctctATCACCTTCGTCAAAGGGATGAAAGCATCTCTAAATATTATCATGTTTATGCTAAATCCTGCAATTGGGCCACTATGCAGTAATATTCCAATTATTGAAACTATATCAAGTCTTAACCAGGGCGTGCGGGCTACGTTAATATGCCTTCCGCTAGGAAGAATATGCGCGGATGTACTATACAGAACATGCATTTATGAACTGCACATACGCCGTTAAGTAGCAGCAAAGAAGATTGTATTTTGGTACAGTTGCAAGGTTAATACAAACCTCATGtgcatatatacatatttatgCGCATATACACCTTGTCTGAATAATAATATGTCAAGGGCGGATGGAACTGCTATCTAATTTGTAAATACCATGCTGTAAAACCATAGGAACGTTTTGTAAGCTACATGTCGTTAAGAGCATAGCATCATTACCTCAATACATGACATTAATACCAGCAGTAACGTATTTACTGCTTTACTTGCGTAGTTGAttactgaaaaattatCTAAACATTATTCGTACCATATTTTTGAGTCA
This window contains:
- a CDS encoding uncharacterized protein (hypothetical protein; identified by gene-trapping, microarray-based expression analysis, and genome-wide homology searching), producing MHGACLSGLYPLPFTHKFHDYLHFNIYISFGGPKYCITALNTYVILFYTVY